GCGAGCGTGGGTGCCGATCGTGGTCGTGGTGGCGGTTGCCCTCGGTGGTGTGGCCGTCGCCCGGTTGCGGGGCGTATTCGGCTCCGACGCAATCTTCACAGCAACCGGAAGTAGCGCCGACCCGCTGGTGCCGACGCACATCAAGCGGGTGACTTACGAGGTGTATGGGCCCAGCGACACGGCGGGAAGCGTGAGCTACTTGAACAAGAACGCCCAGTCGGAACAAGCGACCTTCACCAGACTGCCCTGGACCTACACGATCGACACGACGGTGCCGGCCCTGATCGCCAACGTGGTGGCGCAAGGTGACGGCGACAACATCGGCTGCCGCATCACCGTCAACGACGAGGTCAAGGCGGAAAGCTCGACGGCGGGGCGGCACGCCCAAACTTCTTGCCTGGTGAAAGCCGCATGAGCACCGACAGCGTCGACACCGAGCCTCGCCCGAAATTCATGCGGTTTGTCCGCGGGTTCGCGGTGCCGATCCTCATAGC
The Mycobacterium sp. 050128 genome window above contains:
- a CDS encoding MmpS family transport accessory protein; this encodes MVTFLKRAWVPIVVVVAVALGGVAVARLRGVFGSDAIFTATGSSADPLVPTHIKRVTYEVYGPSDTAGSVSYLNKNAQSEQATFTRLPWTYTIDTTVPALIANVVAQGDGDNIGCRITVNDEVKAESSTAGRHAQTSCLVKAA